The following are encoded together in the Lactuca sativa cultivar Salinas chromosome 1, Lsat_Salinas_v11, whole genome shotgun sequence genome:
- the LOC111891294 gene encoding uncharacterized protein LOC111891294, whose translation MILTPADAMPWVGLYIALASLICTLAMAADLFRGFRQRKLWFPCRFFTINSTSITLITISTKIPVDLSTDISDSLVQVAKLISIAFLVTMLANVLPSLGLMNDKELLLNTVALCILIYTINVNMWIQIISLRIGTAILLLILLIPWPISVALTVSASRRVLQQRYKELHSLASNHQEMKNFSNKRLICYVKKYWMMAETGNPQFGIACSPVSSAFGVLCASLALSLLTFFLSDISDEPQNDKSDYKWSIDVIIILQLIGTIVGSIAPIFRCLTATSHFNLSMKWSIHHLNVFRVEKHWIQWLQLWKSSSVPMYIPGRYSKKVFHKIRNMILNLCIALQITIVVVCKTICLVPISFLILFSYCYRFAKFSLNWFKEELNASNSNVISDMEEYTGYVLQIEQDAKLSKRILRNALNSITRLLHESEGKEPRNLMKLLEKSTGFNGVIEFDSDRVPPLHPEEIQNCWSLVTVTLTAIALSLPNIANSHIQGLLDCMREGLQIVRYIEESLNTNGDLVKTRKSARHVWMDVELYCRWLQFDLQKKARHGKTSEEILQWLGDEAVKFVIQFKARKNVSLDDSLCKFTAASSMYRISQSILLHCNEQENWPTDEELFEFISTIIADLLCACFTNLPRVITMNCHDDAIEKREDNIRTAAQLLGRSKKILKILKARQLPNLDLESMGYIDKWHAIPKTEIYNGCSSTKIHSASSSSNESLVEVAVKVEFPKQNPENEEVMMLLMELLESLILFEGQESLILLLAKCFLLDMGTGLKQIDKTTLS comes from the coding sequence ATGATATTGACACCTGCAGATGCCATGCCATGGGTGGGATTGTATATTGCCTTAGCATCACTGATTTGCACTCTAGCAATGGCAGCCGATCTCTTCCGAGGCTTTCGACAACGGAAGCTCTGGTTTCCATGCAGATTTTTCACCATCAACTCTACTTCCATTACACTGATAACAATATCAACGAAGATACCAGTGGATCTGAGCACCGACATATCTGACAGTCTTGTGCAGGTGGCAAAGTTAATCAGCATTGCTTTCTTGGTCACCATGTTAGCCAACGTTCTCCCATCTCTAGGGCTTATGAATGACAAGGAACTTTTGCTGAACACCGTGGCCTTGTGTATCCTCATATACACCATTAATGTAAATATGTGGATCCAAATTATAAGTTTGAGAATCGGGACAGCAATCCTTTTATTGATTCTTTTAATTCCATGGCCAATTTCAGTAGCCTTGACAGTTTCAGCATCCAGAAGAGTTTTACAACAACGTTACAAGGAGTTGCACAGTTTGGCTTCTAATCATCAAGAGATGAAGAACTTCTCCAACAAGCGACTCATTTGTTATGTTAAAAAGTATTGGATGATGGCAGAAACTGGTAACCCCCAATTTGGAATTGCTTGTTCACCGGTTTCTTCTGCTTTTGGGGTTTTATGCGCAAGCCTTGCATTAAGTTTACTTACTTTTTTTCTTTCTGATATATCAGATGAGCCACAGAATGATAAATCTGATTATAAGTGGTCAATCGATGTGATTATTATCTTACAGTTAATAGGAACAATAGTAGGTAGTATAGCCCCAATTTTCAGATGTTTGACTGCCACCAGTCATTTCAACCTTTCCATGAAATGGAGCATTCACCATCTAAACGTATTCAGAGTCGAGAAGCATTGGATACAATGGCTTCAGCTGTGGAAAAGCAGCTCTGTTCCTATGTATATCCCAGGCCGATATTCCAAAAAGGTTTTCCATAAAATCCGAAATATGATTTTGAATTTATGTATAGCACTTCAGATAACGATTGTAGTTGTATGTAAAACAATATGTCTGGTTCCCATATCTTTTCTGATCTTATTCTCTTATTGTTACCGCTTTGCCAAGTTTTCCTTGAACTGGTTCAAGGAAGAACTAAATGCATCTAATAGCAATGTGATATCCGATATGGAAGAATATACTGGTTACGTCTTGCAAATCGAACAGGATGCGAAGCTTTCAAAGAGAATATTACGAAATGCGCTCAACTCTATAACTCGACTTCTTCACGAGTCTGAAGGTAAAGAGCCGAGGAATCTTATGAAGCTTCTCGAGAAATCTACAGGATTCAATGGAGTAATAGAGTTCGACAGCGATCGAGTTCCACCTTTACATCCAGAAGAAATCCAGAACTGCTGGAGCCTAGTAACAGTAACATTAACAGCCATTGCGCTTTCTCTTCCTAACATTGCAAACAGCCACATCCAGGGATTGCTTGACTGCATGAGGGAAGGCCTCCAAATTGTAAGATATATTGAAGAAAGCCTCAATACAAATGGTGATTTGGTGAAGACAAGAAAATCAGCTAGACATGTGTGGATGGATGTTGAACTATATTGCAGGTGGCTACAATTTGATCTTCAAAAGAAGGCCCGTCATGGAAAAACGTCAGAGGAGATTCTTCAATGGCTTGGTGATGAAGCAGTAAAATTTGTTATACAGTTCAAGGCAAGGAAAAATGTAAGTCTGGATGACTCACTTTGTAAGTTCACTGCTGCGAGTTCAATGTACAGAATTAGTCAATCCATACTGCTTCACTGCAATGAGCAAGAAAATTGGCCAACAGATGAGGAACTGTTTGAGTTTATATCTACCATAATCGCAGATCTGCTATGTGCTTGCTTTACCAACTTGCCACGTGTCATAACCATGAACTGTCATGATGACGCGATAGAGAAAAGGGAAGATAACATCAGAACTGCAGCTCAGCTTCTTGGTAGATCCAAAAAAATCTTGAAAATTCTCAAAGCACGCCAACTTCCCAACTTAGACTTGGAATCGATGGGGTACATTGATAAGTGGCATGCAATACCAAAGACTGAGATATACAATGGTTGTTCTTCGACCAAGATTCATTCAGCTTCTTCAAGTTCTAATGAATCTTTG